The Torulaspora delbrueckii CBS 1146 chromosome 1, complete genome DNA segment gcaaagaaagaagatcaCTGTTGTGGGTGCTACTTCTGGTGACACCGGTTCTGCAGCTATCTATGGTCTAAGAGGTAAGAAGGACATTTCTGTCTTTATCTTGTACCCAACGGGTAGAATCTCTCCAATCCAGGAAGAGCAGATGACTACTGTCCCTGATAAGAACGTTCAAACTTTGTCTGTGAAGGGAACTTTTGACAACTGTCAGGATATTGTTAAAGCCATTTTCGGTGACAGTGATTTCAATTCCAGACACAACGTTGGTGCAGTTAACTCAATCAACTGGGCTAGAATCTTAGCTCAAATTACTTATTACTTCTACTCTTACTTCCAAGCTACTGGTGGTAAAGCTGACAAGGTAAAGTTTGTCGTTCCAAGTGGTAACTTCGGGGACATCTTAGCCGGTTACTTTACTAAGAAGATGGGTTTgccagttgaaaaattggtcaTTGCTACCAACGAGAATGATATTTTGGATAGATTCCTTAAATCTGGTACTTACGAACGTTCCGACAAAGTGGCAGCCACTTTGTCACCTGCCATGGATATTCTAATCTCTTCTAACTTCGAGAGATTGCTTTGGTACTTGGCTTACGAAAATTTGGCAAATCATGATGCTCTAAAGGCTGGTGAGATTTGTAACAACTGGTTCCAACAGTTGAAGATCGAAGGTAAGTTCACTGTGGACCAGGCTATTATCGACGgtgctttgaaagattttaGCTCCGAGAGGGTTTCTAACACGGAAACCACCGCCACCATCAAGAAAATGTATAAGGACTCTCAAAACCCAAAGAAGTATATCCTAGACCCACACACTGCTGTTGGTGTCTGCGCTACCGAGAGGTTGATCAAGGCTGATAACGACCCATCCATGCACTACATCTCTCTTTCTACTGCTCACCCAGCCAAATTCGCTGACGCAGTTAACGATGCATTGTCTTCTTACGAGGATTACTCCTTTGTAAGAGATGTCTTGccagaagaattgaagaaattgtcagCTctggagaagaaaattaAATTAGTCGAAAAGGCTGACATCGAATTGGTCAAGACCGTTATCGAAGAGGAACTTGCCAAAATGGGTTTGTAAATGAATTAAAATTAACGATAAATTACATATTTTCTTTCTACAAAACTCTTAAGGCTATTCGAATTCGCGCTTTTGACTCGGTACTGAGTCTAGTTTGAGTTCTCCAGTATTTCCGATTTTAACTTCATAGCCAGCTTCAGACAAAACGTCATCCTGTACAGCTTTCTTAGCTTCTAACTGAGCTACGAAATCTTGATTAGGCCTATTGTCCTGCAGAAGATATTTGATACAAACCACACtcctttctttgatgaaagGATCGTTGTCATCTATAACACAATTGGACAAGACCAATTCCAAACCATGTAGTTCCCGAATTCTATCTTGCACCTCCCGCCTGTTATATACTAGCATCGTCAAGATTTCGATGATGAGTAGTTTACATTCAGGAAAATTTGTGGGTagtatttggaaagaatcgTAATCCACTCTTTGATTGAGTAAAGCCTCGTCACTGACCTTTTCGCCAGTGGCATCCATTGTTTTCATACCCTTGATAGATCCGTTGGGATTCTTATAGAAATTGATCCGAACCAAGTTCTTCTGCAGAAGTCCTAAGAGGGATATTGAAGCTTCTAGCCCCTCATAGGAGAGTAAATACTGTTGTACCTGCTCATATTGTGTCAGTTTGGACATAATATCCAAAGTTGTGCTCAACTTGTTATGCAGTATCTTGGCCTCTTGTTCATCGTCTACTCCAACTTCGAAATATGAAGCAGTCGACTCAGCTGCTTTCTTAAAAATAGGAAAACACCAAGCCATTATACTTGTaagttcaaatttatcCCACCTCCCACTACTTGTGACAACTAATTGTAGTAGTTTCATGAGCTGAATGAAGCTTTCGCCGCCTTCGCTTTCGACTGTGAGCAGATAATTGATGAATGATTCATTAACGGCAAACCGACTGAAGGTCTTCAGGATTACTGCATCCATGGGCGAAATCTCGTGgtcttcatcctctgcCCTGTCAGCGTAATTGAAAAGCTCGGTATGATGACTTACAACCTCCTGAAGTAAGTGTTCGAAGATAATCTTGTCACAAGTTGGAgatctgaagaaatcataTAAAAAGTCGGTATTTCCGCTCAAATTTAACAGAAACGAGGCATGACAGTGCAAGAGTTCTTCGTTCATGGTTGATTCCACCTGAGTTGGGTACTGAAGGAAATCCATCAGTCGATCCACCTCTTGCTTGTCAAAAATAATGACATCTTTACTGATGTTATGCAGAAAACTGACAGTAATGGTATAAAACGAATGTACCATCTCATCTAGCCCAAAATTCGCACGAGAAATTTGCAAGAAGGCTCTGATAGAgcaattttgaagcaaaaggTCTCGTGGAAGCTGTTGACTGCTGGCCGACAAGTTTCTCATTAGTAGCATCAAACCTCTCAATGTTCGCACATACCAAAACGCATTCTCTTTATTTAGTTCATTCAAGGAACCCTCTAATCCTTGCAAGTCAGCTCTTAAGCTTCTCCATAGTTCCTCCGAGGAAGCCAAGCATTGACGGTAATTCTCATCTTGGGCTGTTCTTTGTACAACGGGACCTAGCTCCCCCAGAAAAATCTGGAAATTCTCAACGTCAGCgcagctttcaaattccttaCCTATCCTCCGCACCAATTGAACTACTTGATCTAGGTCCTCCCTCATGATTGTACTATATGTCTTTTTTTTTATATTCAATACCGCTAGCCCATCCATCTAATGcatttttcactttgagATGAGGTTGAAATTTCATGATGATTGATATGGACTTTCAACATGGTTAAATATTATACAGTGTCTATATtagttcatcatcatctgatTCTTCGCCATCCTCTTGCAAAGCCAGATTGTTAACCTTTTGGTCAAATCCCTGCCAagcttcctcatcagaGGCAACCAACATTTCGTCATCCGAACCTTCGTCAACATTGTCAAAGCCATCGCTATTGGCCccctgttcttcttcaaagacttttCCGTCTGTTGTTGTGAGAAACTTGTATGCATATTTGTTATCTGTGGCAGCAGTTACGACATCCTTCGCTACTCTACCAATAAATCGTTGGACTGATCTGATGGCCGTGCCAAAAATATGCTTGTTTGCGTAGATGTGGCTACCATGTGCCGATAGAAGGGCGTTGATCCAAAGCAGATTAAACTCAATGTGCTGAGACTCCAACGCCAGGTCTCCGATGAACTTTAGCACACGAGAGAGGTAAACGACCGGCAGATTACTGCTGACGAGTTGTATTTCCGTTACTGGCGTAGCTTCGTAGACTCTATGAATAAGGTATTCTTCGTTCAGTCTAAATGCCATAACGAATGCATTGAGATACTCGTTTTGCTTCAAGGCCTCCAAAGTCGATTGTGGTGTGATATCAACGTCCAAGTCGAATGGATCGAATGCAAAGACATCGTCCACGCTGTAAACTAGTAGTCCCTCGGTGGATGCAGCTGCGAATGCGTTGGCAGTTGGGGAGAATTGAATCGAGGTGACTCTGATCTCCGGTCTTACTCTTCTAGTCGAAAGGTCACCACCTCTTCTGGACCCGGGTAGAGTGTTATCTATGCGGTCCTCCAAATCTGAGTTCTCACCATCTTCGTCAATTAAATCAAGAGATCCTGCCTCTGTCAACCTACCACTATTCAGGAATTGCATCGTACCATTTAGTGTCATATTTCTCGAGACGACAAACCTCTTCAGTAGGACCTCGTTGGGTATATCATAGAGACATATGGAATTATTATTACCACCAGCTACAATAGCGAATCCATCGAAACTGTAGTTGATCGATGTGAAAAACTTGGATCTTTCCGAGTTCTTAGCCGTAAATCTATCTTCCAGGTGTCTACCAGAGATGATATCCTTTCTGCAGTCGATATTACCCACTTGCTTACCGTCCTCGATGTCAAATATGGATATTTGACCCTTGAGGGTCGATACAGCAACCTGTTTACCATCCGGTCTAGTTGATAGAGCTAGGACGTCTGAGTATACGTCGATTGGCTCAACTTGCTGTGATCTACCGAA contains these protein-coding regions:
- the THR4 gene encoding threonine synthase THR4 (similar to Saccharomyces cerevisiae THR4 (YCR053W); ancestral locus Anc_6.323), with protein sequence MVSPCQVYRSTRSSAKETKSFEEVVIQGLASDGGLFIPPTIPQVSQETLFGKWSKLSFQDLAFEIMRLYVAQDEIPDADLKGLIQRSYSTFRANDITPLAKNTTGDKENLHVLELFHGPTYAFKDVALQFLGNLFEYFLQKTNKDLPQEQRKKITVVGATSGDTGSAAIYGLRGKKDISVFILYPTGRISPIQEEQMTTVPDKNVQTLSVKGTFDNCQDIVKAIFGDSDFNSRHNVGAVNSINWARILAQITYYFYSYFQATGGKADKVKFVVPSGNFGDILAGYFTKKMGLPVEKLVIATNENDILDRFLKSGTYERSDKVAATLSPAMDILISSNFERLLWYLAYENLANHDALKAGEICNNWFQQLKIEGKFTVDQAIIDGALKDFSSERVSNTETTATIKKMYKDSQNPKKYILDPHTAVGVCATERLIKADNDPSMHYISLSTAHPAKFADAVNDALSSYEDYSFVRDVLPEELKKLSALEKKIKLVEKADIELVKTVIEEELAKMGL
- the CTR86 gene encoding Ctr86p (similar to Saccharomyces cerevisiae CTR86 (YCR054C); ancestral locus Anc_6.324); protein product: MREDLDQVVQLVRRIGKEFESCADVENFQIFLGELGPVVQRTAQDENYRQCLASSEELWRSLRADLQGLEGSLNELNKENAFWYVRTLRGLMLLMRNLSASSQQLPRDLLLQNCSIRAFLQISRANFGLDEMVHSFYTITVSFLHNISKDVIIFDKQEVDRLMDFLQYPTQVESTMNEELLHCHASFLLNLSGNTDFLYDFFRSPTCDKIIFEHLLQEVVSHHTELFNYADRAEDEDHEISPMDAVILKTFSRFAVNESFINYLLTVESEGGESFIQLMKLLQLVVTSSGRWDKFELTSIMAWCFPIFKKAAESTASYFEVGVDDEQEAKILHNKLSTTLDIMSKLTQYEQVQQYLLSYEGLEASISLLGLLQKNLVRINFYKNPNGSIKGMKTMDATGEKVSDEALLNQRVDYDSFQILPTNFPECKLLIIEILTMLVYNRREVQDRIRELHGLELVLSNCVIDDNDPFIKERSVVCIKYLLQDNRPNQDFVAQLEAKKAVQDDVLSEAGYEVKIGNTGELKLDSVPSQKREFE